From a region of the Stenotrophomonas sp. BIO128-Bstrain genome:
- a CDS encoding GH92 family glycosyl hydrolase, with protein sequence MTLSDLRPARRALPLALALACASIALPAAAQGLQTSFEPGQPAPAAAAGDGALQVRIGNGPAAPYAAKPGVGYSGLHALHYASTGGQARRQLFKTHLTIDADTTLSWLVLPEIVGKDTVASTYVSLDLVLDDGTRVSASAARDHHGVALGARAQGDSKTLYPQQWARKAVRLGDTPALRGRRVVALELEVASAEGAPVAGWIDDVRLQAQPRSTPQRPSDWVLTTRGTQANGTFSRGNNFPATAVPHGFNFWTPVTDAGSLTWLYRWNEQNDAANRPRLQALALSHQPSPWMGDRQTFQVMPSATRGVPEADRSKRALSFSRDNEQARPYRYDVRFDNGIAASIAPTDHAAVFRFAFPEGGDANLLFDNVDARGGLTLDAATQTLSGYTDTRSGLSTGATRMYVVASFDRPWRSSGTVETGRPTGYIKFDAGADRRVSMRIATSLISVEQARHNLALELSAADDVDRVAARAQDAWDQRLARFDVGDATDDQKTTLYSNLYRLYLYPNSGHENAGTAAAPDWRYASQASASDENTDGSATRSFAPVRDGKVYVNNGFWDTFRTTWPAYALFTKDDAGALVQGFLEQYRAGGWVARWSSPGYADLMVGTSSDVAFADAWLKGIGGFDAQEAYAAALKNATVVPPDRHVGRKGMDRSTFRGYATADVHEGMSWTMEGALNDFGVANMAEALAKQADTPAARERYATEADYFRHRAGTYATLFDPAAGFFQGRKPDGSWRLDAKDYDPRVWGHDYTESNGWTFAFTAAHDGEGLAALYGGREQLAAKLDTFFATPETADAAFSGSYGGTIHEMTEARDVRMGMYAHSNQPAHHIPWMYLYAGQPWKTQQHVREILSRLYLGSEIGQGYPGDEDNGETSAWYLFASLGIYPLRMGAPEYVIGSPLFRHARVELQGGAVLTVNAPENSATNIYVQSLKVNGTPWTRTWLPHELLAKGATLDFVMGPEPSRWGTGPDDAPRSLTARGQQPALLHDLLGSGATAQLGDGRAATPLIDDDAATALPLGGSSTITFSNVAAGTPSMYTLTSGNGPIRGGEWTLEARTTGGRWVQVDQRRGEAFAWAMQTRPFRIAQPGRYAEYRLRIAAPGRLQLAEVELLAPATTR encoded by the coding sequence ATGACCCTGTCCGACCTGCGCCCCGCCCGCCGCGCCCTTCCCCTCGCCCTGGCCCTGGCCTGCGCATCCATCGCGTTGCCGGCGGCCGCGCAGGGCCTGCAGACTTCCTTCGAGCCGGGCCAGCCAGCCCCGGCCGCGGCGGCGGGCGACGGCGCCCTGCAGGTCCGGATCGGCAATGGCCCCGCCGCGCCCTACGCGGCCAAGCCCGGCGTCGGTTACAGCGGCCTGCATGCGCTGCATTACGCCAGCACCGGCGGCCAGGCGCGCCGCCAGCTCTTCAAAACCCATCTGACCATCGACGCCGACACCACGCTGTCCTGGCTCGTGCTGCCCGAGATCGTCGGCAAGGACACCGTGGCCTCGACCTACGTCTCGCTTGACCTGGTCCTGGACGACGGCACGCGCGTTTCGGCCAGTGCCGCGCGCGATCACCATGGCGTGGCGCTGGGCGCGCGTGCGCAGGGCGATTCGAAGACGCTGTACCCGCAGCAGTGGGCGCGCAAAGCCGTGCGCCTGGGCGACACCCCGGCCCTGCGCGGGCGGCGCGTGGTCGCACTGGAGCTGGAGGTCGCCAGCGCCGAGGGCGCCCCGGTCGCCGGTTGGATCGACGACGTCCGCCTGCAGGCGCAGCCGCGCAGCACGCCGCAGCGTCCCTCGGACTGGGTGCTGACCACCCGCGGCACGCAGGCCAACGGCACCTTCTCGCGCGGCAACAATTTCCCGGCCACCGCCGTGCCGCATGGCTTCAACTTCTGGACACCGGTGACCGATGCCGGCTCGCTGACCTGGCTGTACCGCTGGAACGAACAGAACGACGCGGCCAACCGGCCGCGCCTGCAGGCGCTGGCACTGAGCCACCAGCCCAGCCCCTGGATGGGCGACCGCCAGACCTTCCAGGTGATGCCGTCGGCGACCCGTGGCGTGCCAGAGGCCGACCGCAGCAAGCGTGCGCTGAGCTTCTCGCGCGACAACGAACAGGCCCGTCCGTACCGCTACGACGTACGCTTCGACAACGGCATCGCGGCGTCGATCGCGCCAACCGACCACGCCGCGGTGTTCCGCTTCGCATTCCCGGAAGGGGGCGATGCCAACCTGCTGTTCGACAATGTCGATGCCCGCGGCGGGCTGACCCTGGATGCGGCGACGCAGACGCTCTCCGGCTACACCGACACCCGCAGCGGCCTGTCCACCGGCGCCACCCGCATGTACGTGGTGGCCAGCTTCGACCGGCCGTGGCGCAGCAGCGGCACCGTGGAGACCGGCCGCCCGACCGGCTACATCAAGTTCGATGCCGGTGCCGACCGCCGCGTCTCGATGCGCATCGCCACCTCGCTGATCTCGGTCGAGCAGGCGCGCCACAACCTCGCGCTGGAGCTGTCGGCCGCTGACGATGTCGACCGCGTAGCCGCACGCGCGCAGGATGCCTGGGACCAGCGCCTGGCCCGTTTCGACGTGGGCGACGCCACCGACGACCAGAAGACCACGCTGTATTCCAACCTGTACCGCCTTTACCTCTATCCCAACTCCGGGCACGAGAACGCCGGTACTGCGGCGGCACCTGACTGGCGCTATGCCAGCCAGGCCAGTGCCTCGGACGAGAACACCGACGGCAGCGCCACGCGCAGCTTCGCGCCGGTGCGCGACGGCAAGGTCTACGTCAACAACGGCTTCTGGGACACCTTCCGCACCACCTGGCCGGCGTATGCGCTGTTCACCAAGGACGATGCCGGTGCGCTGGTGCAGGGCTTCCTGGAGCAGTACCGCGCCGGCGGCTGGGTCGCCCGCTGGTCCTCGCCCGGCTATGCCGACCTGATGGTGGGCACCAGTTCGGACGTGGCCTTCGCCGATGCGTGGCTGAAGGGGATCGGCGGTTTCGACGCGCAGGAGGCCTATGCCGCCGCGCTGAAGAACGCGACCGTGGTTCCGCCGGACCGCCATGTCGGGCGCAAGGGCATGGACCGTTCCACCTTCCGCGGCTACGCCACTGCCGATGTGCATGAAGGCATGTCGTGGACGATGGAAGGCGCGCTCAACGATTTCGGCGTGGCCAACATGGCCGAGGCCCTGGCCAAACAGGCCGATACCCCGGCCGCCCGCGAACGCTATGCCACTGAAGCCGATTATTTCCGTCACCGCGCTGGCACCTACGCCACGCTGTTCGATCCGGCCGCGGGCTTCTTCCAGGGGCGCAAACCGGATGGCAGCTGGCGGCTGGATGCCAAGGACTACGACCCGCGCGTGTGGGGCCATGACTACACCGAATCCAACGGCTGGACCTTCGCCTTCACCGCCGCGCACGACGGCGAAGGGCTGGCCGCGCTGTACGGTGGCCGCGAGCAGCTGGCGGCCAAGCTGGACACGTTCTTCGCCACCCCGGAAACCGCCGATGCCGCGTTCTCCGGTTCCTACGGCGGCACCATCCATGAAATGACCGAGGCGCGCGATGTGCGCATGGGCATGTACGCGCACAGCAACCAGCCGGCGCACCACATCCCGTGGATGTACCTGTATGCCGGGCAGCCGTGGAAGACCCAGCAGCATGTGCGCGAGATCCTGTCGCGCCTGTACCTGGGCAGTGAGATCGGCCAAGGCTACCCGGGCGATGAGGACAACGGCGAGACCTCGGCGTGGTACCTGTTCGCGTCGCTGGGCATCTATCCGCTGCGCATGGGCGCGCCGGAGTACGTGATCGGTTCGCCGCTGTTCCGCCACGCCCGTGTCGAGCTGCAGGGCGGCGCGGTGCTGACCGTCAACGCGCCGGAGAACTCGGCCACCAACATCTACGTGCAGTCGTTGAAGGTGAACGGCACGCCGTGGACCAGGACCTGGCTGCCGCACGAGCTGCTCGCCAAGGGCGCCACGCTGGACTTCGTCATGGGCCCGGAACCTTCGCGCTGGGGCACCGGCCCGGATGATGCACCGCGCTCGCTCACCGCGCGCGGCCAGCAGCCGGCCCTGCTGCACGACCTGCTTGGCAGCGGCGCCACCGCCCAGCTCGGCGACGGCCGGGCGGCCACGCCGCTGATCGATGACGACGCGGCCACGGCGCTGCCGCTGGGCGGCTCCAGCACGATCACCTTCAGCAACGTCGCCGCGGGTACACCCTCGATGTACACCCTGACCAGCGGCAATGGCCCGATCCGCGGCGGCGAATGGACGCTGGAGGCACGCACCACCGGGGGCCGCTGGGTGCAGGTCGACCAGCGCCGGGGCGAAGCCTTCGCCTGGGCCATGCAGACCCGTCCGTTCCGCATCGCCCAGCCGGGCCGCTATGCCGAGTACCGCCTGCGCATTGCGGCACCCGGCCGCCTGCAGCTGGCCGAAGTCGAACTGCTCGCCCCGGCCACCACCCGATGA
- a CDS encoding basic secretory protein-like protein, translated as MPISRCLLAALLVGAGLADAHAFEATQTREDVTLHYRDPSDALAAKVRERIIETFFGAYLRERADFHPAAPTQVGIVIDPGYDGIAFVGEKAQAATITINPAWLAKHPGDIDLVTHEAMHIVQGYPEYANARVPGWLVEGIADYARDRYGEDNAGAGWALPTQVKPEQNFDTGYRVTGAFLAWSEAQHPGLVKALDGALREGRYTPALWETLSGVALPALWEQYVRAR; from the coding sequence ATGCCGATCTCCCGTTGCCTGTTGGCCGCCCTGCTGGTCGGCGCCGGGCTGGCCGATGCCCACGCGTTCGAGGCCACACAGACCCGCGAGGATGTGACCCTGCACTACCGCGACCCCAGCGATGCGCTGGCCGCGAAGGTGCGCGAGCGCATCATCGAGACGTTTTTCGGCGCCTACCTGCGCGAGCGCGCCGATTTCCATCCTGCCGCGCCGACGCAGGTCGGCATCGTGATCGACCCCGGTTACGACGGCATCGCCTTTGTCGGTGAGAAGGCGCAGGCGGCGACGATCACGATCAACCCGGCGTGGCTGGCCAAGCACCCGGGCGACATCGATCTGGTCACCCATGAAGCCATGCATATCGTGCAGGGCTACCCGGAGTACGCCAATGCGCGCGTGCCGGGCTGGCTGGTGGAAGGCATCGCCGATTACGCCCGCGACCGCTACGGCGAGGACAATGCCGGGGCCGGCTGGGCGTTGCCCACGCAGGTCAAGCCGGAGCAGAACTTCGATACCGGCTACCGGGTGACCGGTGCGTTTCTCGCCTGGAGCGAGGCGCAGCATCCCGGGCTGGTGAAGGCCCTCGATGGCGCCCTGCGCGAGGGGCGCTACACGCCGGCGTTGTGGGAAACGCTCAGTGGCGTGGCGTTGCCGGCGTTGTGGGAACAGTACGTGCGGGCACGCTGA
- a CDS encoding dicarboxylate/amino acid:cation symporter, protein MHVPTTAPLAAKPLPFYRQLYFQVVVAIVLGAILGHYEPAFAESLKPLGDAFIKLVKMIIAPVIFLTIVTGIAGMTHLRTVGRVFAKSMAYFLFFSTLALVVGMVVAHVVQPGAGMNINPADLDQTAVNGYVQKSHELTLVGFAMDIIPATLVSAFVEGNILQVLFVAVLFGIALALTGEKGRPVLTFLEALTAPVFRLVHILMKAAPIGAFGAIAFTIGKYGVGSLVNLAWLVGSFYLTAFLFVAVILGVVCRLCGFSVFKLARYLKAELLLVLGTSSSESALPSLMEKMEKAGCSKSVVGLVVPTGYSFNLDGTNIYMTLAALFIAQATNTELTLGHQIALLLVAMLSSKGAAGVTGAGFITLAATLAVVPEVPVAGMALILGVDRFMSECRSLTNFIGNAVATVVVSRWENALDRDRLAMVLDGREAELPPLVVDDLPATLPAPAH, encoded by the coding sequence ATGCACGTTCCCACCACCGCCCCGCTGGCGGCCAAGCCGCTGCCGTTCTACCGCCAACTGTATTTCCAGGTGGTGGTGGCGATCGTCCTCGGTGCCATCCTCGGCCATTACGAGCCGGCCTTCGCCGAATCGCTCAAGCCGCTGGGCGACGCCTTCATCAAGCTGGTGAAGATGATCATCGCCCCGGTGATCTTCCTGACCATCGTCACCGGCATTGCCGGCATGACCCACCTGCGCACCGTGGGCCGGGTGTTCGCCAAATCGATGGCCTACTTCCTGTTCTTCTCCACGCTGGCCCTGGTGGTCGGCATGGTGGTGGCGCACGTGGTGCAGCCGGGCGCGGGGATGAACATCAACCCGGCCGACCTGGACCAGACCGCGGTCAACGGCTATGTGCAGAAATCCCATGAGCTGACCCTGGTCGGCTTCGCGATGGACATCATCCCGGCCACCCTGGTCAGTGCCTTCGTCGAGGGCAACATCCTGCAGGTGCTGTTCGTGGCGGTGCTGTTCGGCATCGCGCTGGCCCTGACCGGCGAGAAGGGCCGCCCGGTGCTGACCTTCCTGGAGGCGCTGACCGCGCCGGTGTTCCGCCTGGTCCACATCCTGATGAAGGCCGCCCCGATCGGCGCGTTCGGCGCGATCGCCTTCACCATCGGCAAGTACGGGGTCGGCTCGCTGGTCAACCTGGCCTGGCTGGTCGGCTCGTTCTACCTGACCGCCTTCCTGTTCGTGGCGGTGATCCTGGGCGTGGTCTGCCGCCTGTGCGGGTTCTCGGTGTTCAAGCTGGCCCGTTATCTCAAGGCCGAGCTGCTGCTGGTGCTGGGCACCTCGTCCTCGGAATCGGCGCTGCCCTCGCTGATGGAGAAGATGGAAAAGGCTGGCTGCAGCAAGTCCGTGGTGGGCCTGGTGGTCCCGACCGGTTACTCGTTCAACCTGGACGGCACCAACATCTACATGACCCTGGCGGCGCTGTTCATCGCCCAGGCCACCAACACCGAGCTGACCCTGGGCCACCAGATCGCCCTGCTGCTGGTGGCGATGCTCAGCTCCAAGGGCGCCGCCGGCGTCACCGGCGCCGGCTTCATCACCCTGGCCGCCACCCTGGCCGTGGTGCCGGAAGTGCCGGTGGCCGGCATGGCGCTGATCCTGGGCGTGGACCGCTTCATGAGCGAATGCCGCTCGCTGACCAACTTCATCGGCAATGCCGTGGCCACGGTGGTGGTCTCGCGCTGGGAAAACGCGCTGGATCGTGACCGCCTGGCGATGGTGCTCGATGGCCGTGAAGCCGAGCTGCCGCCGCTGGTGGTCGATGACCTGCCGGCGACGCTGCCGGCCCCGGCGCATTGA
- a CDS encoding zinc-finger domain-containing protein, with the protein MSHTATAPANAEKRYTVHRSDLPLSCPTPEMALWNSHPRVYLPIEDEPNCEAACPYCGAVFVLAD; encoded by the coding sequence ATGAGCCATACCGCCACTGCGCCCGCCAACGCCGAGAAGCGTTACACCGTGCACCGCAGCGACCTGCCGCTGAGCTGCCCGACGCCGGAAATGGCGCTGTGGAACTCGCACCCGCGCGTGTACCTGCCGATCGAAGACGAGCCCAACTGCGAGGCCGCGTGCCCGTACTGCGGCGCCGTGTTCGTGCTCGCCGACTGA
- a CDS encoding glycosyltransferase — protein sequence MRRLTVVQLLPALHSGGVERSTLEIASALVAAGHRAIVVSAGGRLVEPLLASGAEHLTLDIGRKSLLTLRHVLTLRNLFNEVGADIVHARSRLPAWLGLYAVRNLPAATRPHWVTTVHGLNSPGRYSAVMTSGERVICVSNSVREFVQTHYPSVPAERLQVIPRGVDVAQFPRVGRQDRRARLAVAGQHPALAGDAPLLLLPGRGTRLKGHRHALTLLAGLHAAGVPARLWMPGTREPGRESYVAELDAQARSLGVYDAVLMTAPTSRIAQAYAASDLVLQLSDKAEAFGRTVVEALSVGRPVLGWNHGGVGELLTQLQPSGAVPLGDADALLARAQQLLLQPPALPSRIPFTLQAMQRDTLQLYASLVG from the coding sequence GTGCGCCGACTGACCGTGGTGCAGCTGCTGCCGGCGCTGCACTCCGGCGGGGTCGAACGCTCCACCCTTGAGATCGCCTCCGCCCTGGTTGCCGCCGGCCACCGGGCCATCGTCGTGTCCGCCGGTGGGCGCCTGGTCGAGCCGCTGCTGGCCAGTGGCGCCGAACACCTGACCCTGGATATCGGCCGCAAATCGCTGTTGACCCTGCGTCACGTGCTGACCCTGCGCAATCTCTTCAACGAGGTGGGCGCGGACATCGTGCACGCGCGCTCGCGGCTGCCGGCATGGCTGGGCCTGTACGCGGTGCGCAATCTGCCTGCGGCGACCCGCCCACATTGGGTCACCACCGTGCACGGCCTCAATTCCCCGGGCCGCTACAGCGCGGTGATGACCAGCGGCGAGCGCGTGATCTGCGTGTCCAACAGCGTGCGCGAGTTCGTGCAGACGCATTACCCCAGTGTCCCGGCCGAGCGGCTGCAGGTGATCCCCCGCGGTGTCGATGTCGCGCAGTTCCCGCGCGTGGGCCGCCAGGACAGGCGCGCGCGTCTGGCGGTGGCCGGGCAGCATCCGGCGCTGGCCGGCGATGCGCCGCTGCTGTTGCTGCCTGGCCGCGGCACCCGCCTGAAAGGGCATCGCCACGCCCTGACCCTGCTGGCCGGGCTGCATGCTGCCGGCGTGCCGGCCAGACTGTGGATGCCGGGCACGCGCGAGCCGGGCCGCGAATCCTATGTCGCCGAACTGGACGCTCAGGCACGCAGCCTGGGTGTGTACGATGCGGTGCTGATGACCGCGCCGACCTCGCGCATCGCGCAGGCCTATGCCGCCAGCGATCTGGTGCTGCAGCTCTCGGACAAGGCCGAAGCGTTCGGCCGCACCGTGGTCGAAGCGCTGTCGGTGGGTCGCCCCGTGCTGGGCTGGAACCACGGCGGCGTGGGCGAGTTGTTGACTCAGCTGCAACCCTCCGGCGCGGTACCCTTGGGCGACGCCGATGCGCTGTTGGCGCGCGCGCAGCAGCTGTTGCTGCAGCCGCCGGCCTTGCCGTCGCGGATCCCGTTTACCTTGCAGGCGATGCAGCGTGACACGCTCCAGCTCTATGCCTCCCTCGTCGGCTGA
- a CDS encoding NADP-dependent malic enzyme translates to MSNEDFKQAALDYHRLSPPGKIKVTATKPMLTQRDLSLAYSPGVAHACEAIMADPQQASELTARGNLVAVISNGTAVLGLGNIGPLAGKPVMEGKGVLFQKFAGIDVFDIEIDENDPDKLVDIIASLEPTFGGINLEDIKAPECFIVERKLRERMNIPVFHDDQHGTAIIVGAAVLNAMLVTGKKIEEVKLATTGMGAAGISCVNMLVSLGLKKENILAFDRDGVIHTGRSDLDPEKARYARDTDKRTLAEIVDGADIFLGLSAPGILTADMVKTMAKDPVIFALANPTPEIMPEVARSVRPDALIGTGRSDYPNQINNVLCFPYLFRGALDVGATAINEEMKIACVHAIAAMARREASDLGSAYGDETPSFGRDYLIPRPFDRRLLVELSAAVAQAAMDSGVATRPVADMGAYREKLAQFVYRTSLMMKPVYDRARSDKQRVVYAEGEEEVVLRAVQNVVDEGLAQPILIGRPDVIESRIERLGLRMKAGVDFDITNINDDPRFNDYWQYYHNLTGRRGVTVAAAKNLMRSRPTLIAAVMVARGEADAMLTGVVGRFHKKLGYVRSVLPLEAKVTSTSAMTGVINQQGVFFFVDTHVQEDPTAEQITEATLQAAYRMKLFGIEPKVALLSHSNFGSHDSRDALKMRAVREMLLKRNPRLNVDGEMQGDTAWDEALRQKLLPNSTLKGRANLFVLPNLEAANIAYNLVRVFTDGVAIGPILMGVAKPVHILTTSATSRRVLNMTAIAAVDAQIRKQLEAEKNGA, encoded by the coding sequence ATGTCCAACGAAGATTTCAAACAGGCAGCCCTCGACTATCACCGGCTCTCGCCGCCCGGCAAGATCAAGGTCACCGCGACCAAGCCGATGTTGACCCAGCGCGATCTGTCGTTGGCGTACTCCCCGGGCGTGGCACACGCCTGCGAGGCGATCATGGCCGACCCGCAGCAGGCCAGCGAGCTCACCGCACGCGGCAACCTGGTCGCCGTGATCTCCAATGGCACCGCCGTGCTGGGCCTGGGCAACATCGGCCCGCTGGCCGGCAAGCCGGTCATGGAAGGCAAGGGCGTGCTGTTCCAGAAGTTCGCCGGCATCGATGTGTTCGACATCGAGATCGATGAAAACGACCCGGACAAGCTGGTCGACATCATCGCCTCGCTGGAACCGACCTTCGGTGGCATCAACCTGGAAGACATCAAGGCACCGGAGTGCTTCATCGTCGAGCGCAAGCTGCGCGAGCGCATGAACATCCCGGTGTTCCATGACGATCAGCACGGCACCGCGATCATCGTCGGTGCGGCCGTGCTCAACGCCATGCTGGTCACCGGCAAGAAGATCGAAGAGGTGAAGCTGGCCACCACCGGCATGGGCGCGGCGGGCATCTCCTGCGTCAACATGCTGGTCTCGCTGGGCCTGAAGAAAGAAAATATCCTCGCCTTCGACCGCGACGGCGTGATCCACACCGGCCGCAGCGATCTGGACCCGGAGAAGGCGCGTTACGCGCGTGATACCGACAAGCGCACGCTGGCCGAGATCGTCGATGGGGCGGACATCTTCCTGGGCCTGTCGGCCCCGGGCATCCTGACCGCGGACATGGTCAAGACCATGGCCAAGGATCCGGTGATCTTCGCCCTGGCCAACCCGACCCCGGAAATCATGCCGGAAGTGGCCCGTTCGGTCCGCCCGGACGCGCTGATCGGTACCGGTCGTTCGGACTACCCGAACCAGATCAACAACGTGCTGTGCTTCCCGTACCTGTTCCGTGGTGCGCTGGACGTCGGCGCGACCGCGATCAACGAGGAAATGAAGATCGCCTGCGTGCACGCGATCGCCGCGATGGCACGCCGCGAGGCCAGCGACCTGGGCTCGGCCTATGGCGATGAGACCCCGAGCTTCGGCCGTGACTACCTGATTCCGCGTCCGTTCGACCGTCGCCTGCTGGTGGAGCTGTCGGCCGCCGTGGCCCAGGCCGCGATGGATTCGGGCGTGGCCACGCGTCCGGTCGCCGACATGGGCGCCTACCGCGAGAAGCTGGCCCAGTTCGTTTACCGCACCAGCCTGATGATGAAGCCGGTCTACGACCGTGCACGTTCGGACAAGCAGCGCGTGGTGTACGCCGAAGGCGAAGAAGAAGTGGTGCTGCGCGCGGTGCAGAACGTGGTCGATGAAGGCCTGGCGCAGCCGATCCTGATCGGCCGCCCGGACGTGATCGAATCGCGTATCGAGCGCCTGGGCCTGCGCATGAAGGCCGGTGTCGACTTCGACATCACCAACATCAACGACGACCCGCGCTTCAACGATTACTGGCAGTACTACCACAACCTCACCGGCCGCCGCGGTGTGACCGTGGCCGCGGCCAAGAACCTGATGCGCTCGCGCCCGACCCTGATCGCGGCGGTGATGGTGGCGCGTGGCGAAGCCGACGCGATGCTGACCGGCGTGGTCGGCCGCTTCCACAAGAAGCTGGGCTACGTGCGCAGCGTGCTGCCGCTGGAAGCCAAGGTGACCTCCACCTCGGCGATGACCGGCGTGATCAACCAGCAGGGCGTGTTCTTCTTCGTGGATACCCACGTGCAGGAAGACCCGACCGCCGAGCAGATCACCGAAGCCACGCTGCAGGCGGCGTACCGCATGAAGCTGTTCGGCATCGAGCCGAAGGTGGCGTTGCTGTCGCACTCCAACTTCGGCAGCCACGATTCCAGGGACGCGCTGAAGATGCGTGCGGTCCGCGAGATGCTGCTCAAGCGCAACCCGCGTCTGAATGTGGATGGCGAAATGCAGGGCGACACTGCATGGGATGAAGCCCTGCGCCAGAAGCTGCTGCCCAACAGCACGCTGAAGGGCCGCGCCAACCTGTTCGTGCTCCCCAACCTGGAAGCGGCCAACATCGCCTACAACCTGGTACGCGTGTTCACCGACGGCGTGGCGATCGGCCCGATCCTGATGGGCGTGGCCAAGCCGGTGCACATCCTGACCACCAGCGCGACCTCGCGCCGCGTGCTCAACATGACCGCGATCGCGGCCGTGGATGCGCAGATCCGGAAACAACTGGAGGCGGAAAAGAACGGCGCGTAA
- a CDS encoding porin: protein MRPTPLFIALALTTAPLAATAADWDNWPTKTTFSDGTELAATANIAYDLNDFSGGSGIEDADAVRRKEFGATLKKKGVYDAMVYYDFQADTWLDVFVRFESKAFFASDIGRFRFGYMKTPVGLDAGTSSRAGSFLETALPVQAFYEGRRTGAEWVLERPQYLLQAGAYGGKDLQGDNPGTTQAVRGVWTPVKAAGDVVHLGLAYSQENPRGYRDGRDVSHAASARLRARPEAGLTDIRLVDSGALTTADKIVRTGLEGIWIRGPFSLQGEALQTTVSRDGKPDYTGSGQYAMASWILTGESRPYSAGAVANVKPAHGYGAVELVTRYSRIDLDDADVFGGRQHDWTLGANWYLTSHFKFQANYVKVDASRRGVRSQPEIFELRAQMHF, encoded by the coding sequence ATGCGCCCTACGCCCCTGTTCATCGCCCTGGCCCTGACCACTGCCCCGCTCGCCGCCACCGCGGCCGACTGGGACAACTGGCCGACCAAGACCACTTTCAGTGACGGTACCGAGCTGGCAGCGACTGCCAACATCGCCTATGACCTCAACGACTTCTCCGGCGGCAGCGGCATCGAAGACGCCGACGCCGTGCGCCGCAAGGAATTCGGCGCGACCCTGAAGAAGAAGGGCGTGTACGACGCCATGGTCTATTACGACTTCCAGGCCGACACCTGGCTGGACGTGTTCGTCCGCTTCGAGAGCAAGGCCTTCTTCGCCAGCGACATCGGCCGCTTCCGCTTCGGCTACATGAAGACCCCGGTCGGCCTGGATGCCGGCACCTCCTCGCGCGCCGGCAGCTTCCTGGAAACCGCCCTGCCCGTGCAGGCGTTCTACGAAGGCCGCCGCACCGGTGCCGAATGGGTGCTGGAGCGCCCGCAGTACCTGCTGCAGGCCGGCGCCTACGGCGGCAAGGACCTGCAGGGCGACAACCCCGGCACCACCCAGGCCGTGCGCGGCGTGTGGACCCCGGTCAAGGCCGCAGGCGACGTGGTCCACCTGGGCCTGGCGTATTCGCAGGAAAACCCGCGCGGCTACCGCGATGGCCGTGATGTCTCGCACGCCGCCAGCGCGCGCCTGCGTGCGCGTCCGGAAGCCGGCCTGACCGACATCCGCCTGGTCGACTCCGGTGCCCTGACCACCGCCGACAAGATCGTGCGCACCGGACTGGAAGGCATCTGGATCCGCGGCCCGTTCTCGCTGCAGGGCGAAGCGCTGCAGACCACGGTCAGCCGTGACGGCAAGCCGGATTACACCGGCAGCGGCCAGTACGCGATGGCGAGCTGGATCCTGACCGGCGAATCGCGCCCGTACAGCGCCGGCGCGGTGGCCAACGTCAAGCCGGCCCACGGCTACGGCGCGGTTGAGCTGGTCACCCGCTACAGCCGCATCGATCTGGACGATGCCGACGTGTTCGGCGGCCGCCAGCACGATTGGACCCTCGGCGCCAACTGGTACCTGACCTCGCACTTCAAGTTCCAGGCGAACTACGTCAAGGTCGACGCCAGCCGTCGCGGCGTGCGCAGCCAGCCGGAGATCTTCGAACTGCGCGCGCAGATGCATTTCTGA